In one Methanobacterium sp. genomic region, the following are encoded:
- a CDS encoding 30S ribosomal protein S12, whose product MPGLFAAKKLKKNRQNFRWKDTEYKRKALRLDVKADPLEGAPQARGIVIEKVGIEAKQPNSAIRKCVRVQLIKNGKQITAFAPGDGAIGFIDEHDEVMIEGIGGPSGRSMGDIPGVRWKVTKVNNVSLEEMVKGKIEKPVR is encoded by the coding sequence TTGCCGGGACTTTTTGCAGCTAAAAAACTAAAAAAGAATAGACAGAACTTCAGATGGAAGGATACAGAATATAAAAGAAAAGCCTTGAGGTTAGATGTTAAAGCTGACCCATTAGAAGGCGCGCCTCAAGCAAGAGGAATTGTAATTGAAAAAGTGGGTATAGAGGCAAAACAGCCTAACTCCGCTATAAGAAAATGTGTAAGGGTTCAACTCATTAAAAACGGGAAGCAGATAACAGCATTTGCTCCTGGAGATGGTGCTATCGGATTTATTGATGAGCACGATGAGGTTATGATTGAAGGAATTGGAGGACCATCCGGAAGATCCATGGGAGATATTCCCGGGGTTAGATGGAAGGTTACCAAAGTTAACAACGTATCA
- a CDS encoding NusA-like transcription termination signal-binding factor, with protein MTIKFTTHEIRYIALFESMTGATVKDCIVDDEAGRITFLVKRGDMGLAIGKRGSTVSKVQKTVDKGVEVIEHSEDPVEFITNLMAPAKIRSIRILQRENGQKIATVETDPKNKRSAIGKGGKNIERARLLAKRQHNINNIVIK; from the coding sequence GTGACCATAAAATTTACAACACATGAAATAAGATACATAGCTCTCTTTGAGAGCATGACCGGTGCAACTGTCAAAGATTGTATTGTTGATGATGAAGCCGGAAGAATAACTTTTCTTGTAAAAAGAGGAGATATGGGACTTGCAATTGGAAAAAGAGGAAGTACCGTATCCAAAGTTCAGAAAACAGTTGATAAGGGCGTTGAAGTCATAGAACACTCTGAAGATCCTGTGGAATTCATCACCAATTTAATGGCCCCCGCTAAAATCAGAAGTATCAGGATACTTCAAAGAGAAAATGGACAAAAAATAGCCACCGTAGAAACAGACCCTAAAAATAAAAGGTCAGCCATTGGAAAAGGTGGCAAAAATATTGAAAGAGCAAGACTGTTAGCAAAACGACAGCATAATATAAATAACATTGTTATAAAATAA
- a CDS encoding 50S ribosomal protein L30e, translating to MDVDRGIRVAVDTGTVTLGSDKSIQALKLGKGKLVIIAKNCPAETREDVMHYSKLSEIPVYTYEGTSVDLGSVCGKPFTVATMIIKDPGDSTILEVMG from the coding sequence ATGGACGTAGATAGAGGAATTAGGGTTGCTGTAGATACAGGGACCGTGACACTAGGGTCTGATAAATCTATTCAGGCTTTAAAGCTAGGCAAAGGAAAACTGGTGATTATTGCAAAGAACTGCCCTGCTGAAACCAGGGAAGATGTAATGCATTATTCAAAATTATCAGAAATTCCGGTTTATACTTACGAAGGCACAAGTGTAGATCTTGGATCTGTATGTGGAAAACCATTTACAGTGGCTACAATGATTATAAAGGATCCAGGAGATTCTACAATATTAGAAGTTATGGGGTAA